Below is a genomic region from Leifsonia sp. Root112D2.
GCTGTGCACGGAGGCAGCAAGGCTGGCTAGGTTCCCCGCCAACCAACCGCCAGAGAGCCAAACAACCCGGTCAATGCCGATACGAACCATGCGGTTCCGCCGCCCATAACGAGGGCCCAGGCTGCGCCGAATATGGCGAGCGTTCCGGCAAGCGACCACACCACGCGCCGCGTGTGGGCCGAACGGGCCTCTGCGTGCAGCGCCTCGAAGCGAAGGCGCGCGTCACCGGGATCGCCTGCAGATTCTTGACGCCAGCTCGCGGGGTTGTCGAAGATCTCGACGAGTTGAGCGAGATCCTGCGACGACAGGATCGCAGGTCGCTTCGTCAGCCAGCGTCGCAGTTGTTGCGCGGTGAGAACCGTGACCATTTCGGGCCTCTCCTTGATGGTGAGAGACTTCGGGTCGACGACAACGATGAGCGGTCGCGCGGGCGCGGGCAGCGGCATCCGCTCTTGTATGAGCTTGGTCACCTTATTGGCCTCGCTCTCGGCCGCACGAAGGTATGGGTGCTTCCGACCGTTGATCATTACGGTGCGCTTGCCGACCCACACAGTCTTGCCGCTGTGGTACTTGGTGTTGATGGTGAAGACGCCGCCCGGACCAACAACCAGGTGGTCGAGGTCGGTGTTCTTTGTACCGATTGGCAGGGCGTGGAAGACAGTCCACTCCGGTGGGAGCTGCGCCAGGATGCGACCGACTTCGATCTCCCCGGTGGCGCCGAGGTACCAGGAGACACTGTCGGCGGCCAGAGGCGAGACTCCGAAGAAGCGAGCGAATGCTGAGCGCGGCGGGGTCGCGCCGTGCTGGCGAAGCAGCTCGTCGATGACAAGCTGCGCCGGGCGACGGCTGCGCATTGAGACGGGGTCAGTCATCGGGCTCCTCACGGGTCGCTTGAATCTAGCGAAAGCGCGGGGTGCTGCGGGAGCCCCAGAACGGGCCGGGCGTCAGCGCTTTCTGCGGCCGAACAACCCCAGGAACGTCGGGAAGCGACCTTTGCTGGTCTGTCGAACGACGCGCGCGGCCGGCGAGTAGAGGCCGACCTTCTGCTTCGCCCTCTGCTTGACGCGGCTGGGCTTGGTCCACGCTTGCACCTGCGAGATTCCGAGCCCGCGCTTGACCGATCGCTTCGCGGCGGTCACCCCGAGCATGGTCTTCATCGACGGCGCCCGGTAGCGGAACATCTTCATGGCAAGCCTTTCGTGCGGTGACACTCCCGAGGCTATTCCCGCATCGTGGCGCTCGCCTTCCCCAATACGGGGAAACATCGAGGGATCAATAACCAGCAGGCAGAGCGGTCAGGCAGCGATCCATCGCTGCCGTCTCTGCGAAGGGGCGGTTTAGAGACGGCCGCGGGCGGCCTCCTTAACCGGCATAGGTATGTGCGGAGGGGTTGACACGGCTTGGGTGCCGACGTATCTTTAGTCAACCAGTTAGTTGATCAAGGTTGAGGTTGATAAATGCGTGAGAATGCGGATGCCGACGGGCGGCTCGACCGGGCCTTCATGGCCCTGGCCGATCCGGTGCGGCGCAGCATCATTGCGCGGTTGAGCCGGGGGCCCGCCACGGTCAACGAGTTGGCCGAGCCGTTCGTCATCAGCAAGCAGGCGGTGTCGAAGCACATCCAGGTGCTCGAGCAGGCCGGGCTCGTCACGCGAACGCGCGATGCGCAGCGCCGGCCGGTGCACCTGAACGCCGCACAGCTCGAGGCACTCACCGCCTGGATCGACCGCTACCGCCTCATCCACGAGCAGCAGTTCCGCAGTCTGGATGCGCTGCTCGCCGACAGCACGAACACCAGCACCACAACAAACAGCACGACAACAAACAGCACCACCGATCAGAAGAAAGAAGCAGGACAATGACAAACGCACTCAGCATCACGGCGCCCGACGGCGTTCCCTTCGTCGACTTCGAGCGCCAGATCGACGCCCCCGTCGCCGCGGTCTTCAATGCATACAAAGACCCCGAACTCGTCAAGCAGTGGCTCGGCCCGAACGGGTACGAAATGGAGGTCGAACGCTACGACTTCACCACGGGCGGCGGTTACCGCTATGTCCATCGCGGCCCCGACGGTGACGAGTACACGTTCAACGGCGTCTTCCACGTGGTTCGCGAGAACGAGTTCGCCATTCAGACCTTCGAGTTCGAGGGAGTTCCCGGCGTCGTCAGCATCGAATCGATCACCTTCGACGATCTCGACGGCGTGAGCACGCGCATCCGCGTTCATGCCGTCTACCCGTCCCTGGAGGCGCGCGACGGCATGGTCGCAAGCGGCATGGAGCACGGCGTGCGCGAGGGATTCGAGCGCCTCGACGCGCTGGTGGCGCAGTCATGAGCGCGACCGACGCCGCGGGAAAGCAGGGCGAGCAGGGCAGGCCCATGGACTGGACCCTGGAGGTGGTCATTCTGCCGGTGAGTGACATCGGCCGCGCCATCGAGTTCTACCGGGACAAGGTGGGCTTCGAGCTCGACCACGACACGCAGATGGGCGACCAGCGCTTCGTGCAGCTCACCCCGCGTGGCTCCGGCTGCTCCATCGTGATCGGCACGCTGCCGGCGCAGAACGAGATGGCGCCCGGCTCGCTCAAGGGGGTGCAGCTCGTGGTGGCGGATGCCACTGCGGCCCGCGCCGAACTGATCTCGCGTGGTGTGGATGCCAGCGAGCTCATGGTGATCGCCCCGGGCGACGGTGGCACCTTCTTCGGATTCAGCGATCCCGACGGCAACTCCTGGGCGGTGCAGGAACTGCGCGTGCGCGGCGAGAAGCCGCTGATCCCGCTGGAGGCGCGCGGACGCTTCGGGGCGGAGGGGTAAGCCGGGCCGAGCGCGCCCTGACGTCTAAACCCTGACGCTTAAGCTGGGTGGATGACCTTCGAACAGACATACCGATGAGCTGGCTCGAGGTCATCCTGCTCTTCGTGGCCGGCACCGCCGCGGGCACCATCAACGCGGTCGTCGGCTCCGGCTCCCTGATCACCTTTCCGACGCTCGTTGCGCTCGGCTACCCGCCGGTGCTGGCGAACGTTACCAACAACATCGGCGTGCTGCCTGGCGCCATCAGTGCCGTTTTCTCCTATCGGCGCGAGATGAAAGGTCAGTGGCGGGCCATTCTGCCGCTCGCCATCTGCTCGGCCGTGGGCGGCCTCACCGGGGCTTTGCTGCTTCTTGTGCTGCCGGCATCCGCGTTCGATGCGATAGTGCCCGTGCTGATTCTGCTGGCCTGCGTGCTCGTCATCGCGGGGCCGTGGCTCAAGCGCGTCTCGGCGGCACGGCAGGCGAAGGCCCAGCGAGAAACCGCACCCGGCGAGCGCGCCACGCTGCTCACCGGCACCGCCCTCACCGGCGTCTACGGCGGATACTTCGGCGCGGCCCAGGGCGTGATTCTGCTGGCGATTCTCTCCATTCTGCTGCGCGGCGGCATGCAACGCGCCAACGCCTACAAGAACGTGCTGGCCGGGGTGGCCAACGGCGCGGCGGCCGTCGTCTTCGTGTTCTCCACACCGGTGGCCTGGCTCGCGGCGGTCGTCATTGCGGTCGGCGCTATCCTCGGTGGTCAGATCGGCGGCAGTGTAGGCCGCCGCCTGCCGCCCATCGTCTACCGGGTGATCATCGTGGCCATAGGCATAGCGGCGATCGTCTACTTCTATGTGAAATAGACCGGCGCAACGCGCGCCTTACCCGCGCGCTCGCCCTGCCGACAGTGGATAGTGGGCGGTGGCTTCGGTCTGCGCCCGTGCCCGCCCACCCACGAGGTGAGAGACCCGGCACAGAGCAGCACTGACAAGCGCGCAGCACTCGGCAGCACACACCAACACAAGGAGCACGCCCATGATGGGTGGAACGATTCAGACCAGGATGGTCACTCGCACGCCGGGCGTCGCATCGTGAGGGTACTCCGCGGCATCCTTCTGAAGCTGTTCATGAACAATCCGGCCCCCTGGATCAAACAGCTCGCCACCGCGATCTGCGTGGCGCTCGCCACCGCCCTCACCCTCACCATTCCTGCGGTCGGTCCCTCAAACCTTTCCCTGGCGCTCATCGGAGTAGCTCTGGTTGCCGCGTCCACGATCTTCGCCATAGCGATCGGATCTCGTGCACTGCGCGACCGGTTCACACTGCTCATCCCTGTTGTCTCCCTCTTCGGCATCGGGCTGTTCCGCGCCGGAACGGGCGGCGCCGATTCCCTCTACACGGCGCTCATCATTCTGCCGATCATGTGGATCGCATCGAATGCGGGACGTCAGTACATCTGGCTCGCTATCGTCGGATCATCCGCCGCCCTGCTGCTGCCGTATATCGTGGCCGTGCATGTGCCACAGGATGTCGGCGAGTGGCTGGTGGGCGTGTTCCCTCCCATCGTGTTCGGCTTCGCGGCCATCATCGTGAACGAGCTGGCCCGGCAGGCACGGCGCCAGTTGCGCAGCACCCGTCGGCTTGCCGAGGAGCGCAAGGCCATGCTCGACGACATGATGCGCTACGCCCGAAAGATCGAAGAGAACGAGGGCAGGCTGCGCACGGCCAACCGGCTCACCTCGAGCGTGCTCAACTCGGTGACGGAGCAGTCGATCATCGGCACCGACCTCACCGGCCTCATCGACGTGTGGAACCCCGGCGCATCCGCGCTGCTCGGGCTCGCCCCCGCCGAGACCGAGGGCAGCCGCTACGTCTTCGAGTTTCACCTGCCCGAAGAACTGGAGCAGCGTTCGCGCGAGCTGAACCACCCGCCGGGAGCAACCGTGCTCAATCCGGGCTTCTCGGCCCTCGTGGAGCCGGCTCGCCAGGGCGGCTCCGATGTGCGCAACTGGACCTACCTGAAGGCCGACGGATCGCGCGTGACCGTGGAGGTCGCCGTCACCCCGCGCTCCAACGAGAACGGTGAGACGGTCGGATACATCTTCGTGGCCGCCGATGTGACCCACGCCATCAAGCTGGCGCACCTCAAAGACGAGTTCGTGGGAATGATCTCGCACGAGCTGCGCACCCCGCTGAGCTCAGTGCTCGGCTACCTCGAACTGCTGCAGGACGACCAGGAATCGCCCATGACCGCCGAGCAGAAGCAGTACCTCAGCGTTGCCGAGCGCAACGCCAAGCGCCTGCTGCACCTGGTGGGCGATCTGCTGTTCACCGCGCAGGTGGAGTCGGGCATGTTCCCGATCGTGCAGACCGAGCTGGACCCGCGCCGGCTGGTGGCCGCGGCGCTGGAGACGGCGCGACCGGCGGCATCCGGGGCGGGTGTTGAGGTGAACACGGTGCTCAGCGAGCAGGCGCTGGTGGTGAGCGGCGACCCGGGGCGGCTGGCGCAAGCCTTCGACAACCTCATCTCTAACGCCATCAAGTTCACGCCGCGCGGGGGCTCGGTCACCGTGTGCCTCTCCGAATCGGTGGGCGAGGTTGTGGTGAGCGTCAAAGACACGGGCATGGGCATTCCCGCCAACGAGCTCAGCCGGCTCACCAATCGCTTCTTCCGAGCCTCGACCGCCACGCGCAACGCCGTGCCGGGAGTGGGACTGGGCCTCTCCATCACCAAGGCCATCGTTGCCGCGCACGGCGGACACCTCGACGTGCAGAGCACCGAGGGCGCCGGCACCACGTTCACGATGCACCTGCCGATGGCGGGGCAACCTTCGCTGTCGCACATGTACGACAGCGAAGATTCGCTGCAGCGGTAATGGGGCGGATGCTGCGCTGCCGCGATTGAGAAGCCGGGCCGCACAATCGCATCCGTCTGCGCTGTTGGACACATGACGCATCCGGGTGCACTCTGAGGTGATGGAGTACACACACCTCGGCCGGTCCGGCCTCAAAGTCTCACGTCTCGTTCTCGGCACCATGAACTTCGGTCCGCAAACGGAGACGGCCGATTCGCATTCGATCATGGATGCCGCGCTCGAGCACGGCATCAACTACTTCGACACGGCCAACGTCTACGGCGGCCGTCTGGGCCGTGGCATCACCGAAGAGATTGTGGGCGACTGGTTCGCGCAGGGCGGCGAGCGGCGCGAACGCGTCGTGCTGGCCACCAAGCTCTACGGCGACATGACCGACTGGCCGAACAACGGCAAACTCTCGGCGCTCAACATTCGACGCGCACTGGATGCCAGCCTCAAGCGGCTGAAGACCGACCACATCGACATCTACCAGTTCCACCACGTGGACAGGGAGACGCCGTGGGACGAGATCTGGCAGGCCATGGAGACGGCCGTGGCACAGGGCAAGATTCTGTACGCGGGCTCAAGCAACTTCGCCGGCTGGCACATCGCCACCGCGCAGGCCGAGGCACGCAAGCGCAACTTCACCGGCCTCGTCAGCGAGCAGTCCATCTACAACCTGCTCACGCGTGACGTGGAGCTCGAGGTGCTGCCGGCCGCCGTTGCCAATGGGCTCGGCGTCATTCCGTGGTCCCCGCTTCACGGCGGACTGCTCGGCGGCGTTGTGCGCAAGCAGCGCGACGGGGTGCGCAGGCTCGAGGGTCGCGCGGCCGAGACCCTGGAGAAGAATCGCGAGGCCATCGAGGCCTACGAGGAGTTCGCCGAGCAGTTGGGCCACGAGCCCGGCGACGTTGCGCTGGCGTGGCTGCTGCACCAGCCCGCGGTCACCGGGCCCATCATCGGCCCGCGCACGCAGGCCCAGCTCGACGCAGCGGTGCGCGCCCTCGACGTGAAGCTCGACGCGGATGCCCTCGCCCGGCTTGACGAGATCTTCCCCGGCCACAAGACGGCCCCCGAGGACTACGCCTGGTAGCGCGGTGGAGCTCAGAGAATCGCGTCAGCGATTCGCGACCCCAGCGCCGAGCGAGCTTGCGAGCGAGGGGAACCTCATGATCGGTGACCGGTCTCCCTGCTAAGCGGCGAGCACGATGTTGTCGAACAGCTGCTCGAGAAAGTCCGTGGCGGCGGGGTTCGGTTCCTCCGCCACGGCGACCGCCACCGTCCACTCGGGCATGCCCTCGTGCAGCGGCACGGCGCACAGCTGCTCCGGCCGCTTGCTCGCGAAGCTCTCGGGCACGATGGCGACGCCCAGGTTGTAGCCCACCAGGTCGAGCAGGGGGTGCACGTCGTTGACCTCCATGGCCGCCCGGTAGTCGAAGCCGGCCGCCGCGAACGCGCGCTGCGAGAGCACGTGAGCACCCCATCCGGCTTGAAAGCCGATGAGGGTCTCTGACCGCAGATTGTCGAGATCAACCTCGCGCAGCTGCGCGAACGGATGCTTCGGGTGACACAACACGATGAGCTTCTGCGTGCTGAGGCGGCGCAGTTTCACCCCCGGCGGAGTGTCTCCCGTCTCGACGACGAGGGCGACGTCGGTGCGCCCGGTGGCGACATCCTCGATGAGATCCACTGAGCCGGCGAAGCGCAGCCGCACCTCGACGCCCTGGTTGCGCGTGCGAAAGCGGGCGAGCTCGGCCGGCAGATCCACGTAGCCGAGGCACGGTTCGGCGCCCACGGTGAGGCGACCGCGCAGCAGGCCCCGCACGGCGGCGACGGCGTTCTGGGCAGCGGCGGCCGCGGCGAGGGTGCGCAGCGAGTCGGCCAGCAGCGCCTGCCCGGCAGCGGTCAGCTCGACCCGGCGGGTGCTGCGCGTGAACAGGGAAGTGCCCAACTCGGTCTCGAGCGAGCGAATGGATGCCGACAGCCCCGACTGCGAGATCTGCAGCAACTCG
It encodes:
- a CDS encoding LysR family transcriptional regulator, whose protein sequence is MELRQLEHFVTVAEERHFTRAAELLQISQSGLSASIRSLETELGTSLFTRSTRRVELTAAGQALLADSLRTLAAAAAAQNAVAAVRGLLRGRLTVGAEPCLGYVDLPAELARFRTRNQGVEVRLRFAGSVDLIEDVATGRTDVALVVETGDTPPGVKLRRLSTQKLIVLCHPKHPFAQLREVDLDNLRSETLIGFQAGWGAHVLSQRAFAAAGFDYRAAMEVNDVHPLLDLVGYNLGVAIVPESFASKRPEQLCAVPLHEGMPEWTVAVAVAEEPNPAATDFLEQLFDNIVLAA
- a CDS encoding sulfite exporter TauE/SafE family protein, giving the protein MSWLEVILLFVAGTAAGTINAVVGSGSLITFPTLVALGYPPVLANVTNNIGVLPGAISAVFSYRREMKGQWRAILPLAICSAVGGLTGALLLLVLPASAFDAIVPVLILLACVLVIAGPWLKRVSAARQAKAQRETAPGERATLLTGTALTGVYGGYFGAAQGVILLAILSILLRGGMQRANAYKNVLAGVANGAAAVVFVFSTPVAWLAAVVIAVGAILGGQIGGSVGRRLPPIVYRVIIVAIGIAAIVYFYVK
- a CDS encoding sensor histidine kinase translates to MNNPAPWIKQLATAICVALATALTLTIPAVGPSNLSLALIGVALVAASTIFAIAIGSRALRDRFTLLIPVVSLFGIGLFRAGTGGADSLYTALIILPIMWIASNAGRQYIWLAIVGSSAALLLPYIVAVHVPQDVGEWLVGVFPPIVFGFAAIIVNELARQARRQLRSTRRLAEERKAMLDDMMRYARKIEENEGRLRTANRLTSSVLNSVTEQSIIGTDLTGLIDVWNPGASALLGLAPAETEGSRYVFEFHLPEELEQRSRELNHPPGATVLNPGFSALVEPARQGGSDVRNWTYLKADGSRVTVEVAVTPRSNENGETVGYIFVAADVTHAIKLAHLKDEFVGMISHELRTPLSSVLGYLELLQDDQESPMTAEQKQYLSVAERNAKRLLHLVGDLLFTAQVESGMFPIVQTELDPRRLVAAALETARPAASGAGVEVNTVLSEQALVVSGDPGRLAQAFDNLISNAIKFTPRGGSVTVCLSESVGEVVVSVKDTGMGIPANELSRLTNRFFRASTATRNAVPGVGLGLSITKAIVAAHGGHLDVQSTEGAGTTFTMHLPMAGQPSLSHMYDSEDSLQR
- a CDS encoding aldo/keto reductase; its protein translation is MEYTHLGRSGLKVSRLVLGTMNFGPQTETADSHSIMDAALEHGINYFDTANVYGGRLGRGITEEIVGDWFAQGGERRERVVLATKLYGDMTDWPNNGKLSALNIRRALDASLKRLKTDHIDIYQFHHVDRETPWDEIWQAMETAVAQGKILYAGSSNFAGWHIATAQAEARKRNFTGLVSEQSIYNLLTRDVELEVLPAAVANGLGVIPWSPLHGGLLGGVVRKQRDGVRRLEGRAAETLEKNREAIEAYEEFAEQLGHEPGDVALAWLLHQPAVTGPIIGPRTQAQLDAAVRALDVKLDADALARLDEIFPGHKTAPEDYAW
- a CDS encoding nuclease-related domain-containing protein, coding for MTDPVSMRSRRPAQLVIDELLRQHGATPPRSAFARFFGVSPLAADSVSWYLGATGEIEVGRILAQLPPEWTVFHALPIGTKNTDLDHLVVGPGGVFTINTKYHSGKTVWVGKRTVMINGRKHPYLRAAESEANKVTKLIQERMPLPAPARPLIVVVDPKSLTIKERPEMVTVLTAQQLRRWLTKRPAILSSQDLAQLVEIFDNPASWRQESAGDPGDARLRFEALHAEARSAHTRRVVWSLAGTLAIFGAAWALVMGGGTAWFVSALTGLFGSLAVGWRGT
- a CDS encoding SRPBCC family protein, with translation MTNALSITAPDGVPFVDFERQIDAPVAAVFNAYKDPELVKQWLGPNGYEMEVERYDFTTGGGYRYVHRGPDGDEYTFNGVFHVVRENEFAIQTFEFEGVPGVVSIESITFDDLDGVSTRIRVHAVYPSLEARDGMVASGMEHGVREGFERLDALVAQS
- a CDS encoding VOC family protein: MSATDAAGKQGEQGRPMDWTLEVVILPVSDIGRAIEFYRDKVGFELDHDTQMGDQRFVQLTPRGSGCSIVIGTLPAQNEMAPGSLKGVQLVVADATAARAELISRGVDASELMVIAPGDGGTFFGFSDPDGNSWAVQELRVRGEKPLIPLEARGRFGAEG
- a CDS encoding ArsR/SmtB family transcription factor, translated to MRENADADGRLDRAFMALADPVRRSIIARLSRGPATVNELAEPFVISKQAVSKHIQVLEQAGLVTRTRDAQRRPVHLNAAQLEALTAWIDRYRLIHEQQFRSLDALLADSTNTSTTTNSTTTNSTTDQKKEAGQ